The genomic region TTACAGGGTGGGGACATGATCATATAAACCATACAgtcatttaaaaatgaaattttaaagatATTTTTGTTCACCGTGCTTAAGAATTGGAAAAGTAGTAAACAGTTCTCTCTTACGTTTTATATCCGTACCTGCATGTGTTAAGCGAAGAGGAGAATTTagaacaaaccaaaaatattatttatatcattcataaaatattcatttcaatCCCTGCTCATGTTGCTTAATCGTTTGCTTGTCTTCTGTaaacttaaaaattaaatgattacTTAAAAGATCCttcatttgaaaaagtttttggACTGCAGATACAAGACAACGGGATACAGAAGGGTAAGCTTACAATTGCTCGGTTTTAACGGGTTGGCGTATTTTTCTCACTTTGCTCTCTTAAATCCACGCAACGCAATTTTTAAAAGCCCTCCTCGTTAAGATATGATAAATCTGGCGCGTTAGCCAAACATAATTGCAATAATTATCGCTTGCAACACGTTGCGCTCATCTCCGTGGGGCCCACCTAGCCTTGACGCACCAGTGACGCTTTCTACTCACACGATTAGATTGCAGAGACGCTCCGGCCGCATGCAACCGGTGCACACGCAGTGCGGTCCAGCCTGGGCCGGAGTCGTAGCATCcggtgcttctttttttttttccttcgcaacGCGTGACTGCCTGGAAAATGACGGAGTAGCGATTCGCAAGGAAGGAAGCTTGAGATGGAAGTAAACACGATCGAACACAATGTTCAGATGCAGTGTCCCGCACGTGCGCCTCGCGTTTCACGGTTTGCCGCACACGTGAGAGTGCATTCTGTGCCCTGGAAGACACACGCCGCACAACGGTAAAACGAGAGCACTGGATCGAACGGAGTGCTGGAGTCCGGTGCCGTTATGATCAGCGTGTATCGACGTGAAAAAGCCCTTGACAAccgatagagaaaaaaaaggattgctATGTTAACACGTGGCAGCTTTTTGAATTTCAATCGATGATACCTTGCCAATATGTGGTAGTAATTTTTCTAATTCTGAATTTCTCTCGATACTCTCATATTTTTTccccacaaaaacaaaaggtcGCAAAAAGGGCGGTGGAGGaagcaacaataataataTCGTGGTGGCGGGCGGCGGAGGCGGTGGACACGACGACGGCTCCTACTCGATCAGCATTGAGGAGGGCGGTAACAAGAAGGGCAAGAAGCGAAAGAAGGGCAAGAAGGGCAAGAAGCACCGCAAGCAGAAGCGCAAGGGCTGGAAGAAGCACATGAAGAAGGCGGTTCCGATCGGGGTGGGTCTGCTGGCGCTGAaggcgctgctgctgcacttCATTCTCAAGAAGCTGGTGATGGCGACGGCGTTCTCGCTGCTGCTGAGCAAGAAGTCGCTGCTGGTGTCGTCGTTGATCGCGCtcaagctgctgctgcagcagccgCACAGCAGCGACAAGAGCGAAAGCAGCAAGCTGGAGGTGGTGCACATTCCGATCCGCAAGGACGCCGGCTTCCACAagaagcaccagcagcagcagaagcagcagcagcagcaggttcCCTCGAACAAGCTGAAGCTTCCGCCGGCCCCGGCGAGCACGACCAAATCGTCCCTGTTCGACTCGTACGCCGGGCCGCACTCGATCCAGCACGCGCACCAGCAGATGGCCGACTTCGGCGGCAAGTACATCCCGCTCGGCTACGAGAGCAACCATTTCCACGGGTTCGACGCCACGCCCGGGGCGCCCTCGTTCGGCGATGGGCTGCACCAGGTCCAGAACGTGGAGCAGTTCTtcgacgacgccgacgagcTGCAGTTCGACCGGCAGGACAACGGCTGGGACGGGTGGAGCGGCTGGAACCGGGGCGAGGAGGGAGGCAAGCGGTACGAGGCGATGGCGGCGGCTGCTCCGACCCTCACTGACGCTGGTGGACCGTACGGGGGCTGGGGTGATGTAGCGAGCGCTCCGAACGACTACCAACAACCGACCGGGTACGACTCGCTGAACCGGAGCCGCTACGGGGAGATCCTGGAGGGGTATGTCGAGGCGAGTCGGCGACGCCAGCAGCTGATGGACAGGAGAAAGCGAAAGTTCTAGGTAGCAAGACACGGCGACCGCGAGATCGAAAGTGGACCTTTTCCcccgaaacaacaaacaaacatcttGAAGCTGAAAAAATGGTGAAGCATTTACGTGGCGTTACTTCGGCGAAGCTTTTTTGGAGAACGAAGAACGagggaaaaatcaaaccaGATGAAAAagtgggaagaaaattgaaaagagcAGAAGAGGAAAAGAACGAATAAATGGAGGGAAGAGAAcaataaacacaaaaaaaaagaccagGTCAAGAGGAAGGGACAAGAAAAGGAAGTTAGTTTATAGATATAAAAACGAAAGTCGATACTCTCGCTTGTGCTGCTTGGAGGCGGGATAGTTTCTTGGGGAGGGGAAAATATGGCACCGCGTGTGTCCGGAAAACCGAAGACATTCTTCTTGCGCTGTATTGCTTGATTGCAAGCGAATCATTGTAGCCCACCgtaatttattgttatttattatttgctaGTAAACGTACTTAGCTCTTTTTCTGAAGATCCAACGCTTGGTAAACAGGAGTCGGGACGAACATTGAAAATGTGCAATCAAATGATAGGAGTTTAACGCGAATCAGGAACCACTTTTACAGTGACCGAACTGAatagagaaaataaattccgCTTCCGGTTTCTCCCACGTGGAGAAGCCTACTGTTGGTGttgatttgtgttttattttctagtcaagttttatttttcagtgttttattttctttgtttttgtaaagttTGGCCTTTGatcattaatttctttttcaagaTTTGATAAACTTGTGAATTTAAAATATCACAAATTCAGTACTCTCCAAATAACATAGTTTCAAAGTGCAATTGAGCGATCCTGCTTTAGTTTTATTGTCATGTTTTTGTATCTCCACAACATACCACAATGCATAGTAATTTACGTATGGTTCTCaatttatgtgtttgtgttacgTAAAGTCTTACGAAATTGCAGTTTATTATCGATCGTCCTGCTCTTTAACGTATAATTtcgaatttaaaattaactttCATTGTAGGGATGATTGTAAACTTTGCTGATTTATTTATATCCACCCCGGTTTTGTGCCGGTCGGTGACAGGTAATGCGCGAAGAAATGGCGCAGTCGATGGCTTCATCAACGACTGGATGGACCTGCAGAACGTTGCACTTCACTTTCCATTGCATTGCCTGTTACGCAAGCGTCTCAGCGTCTCCGGTGGgctcttttccctttttgcggGAAGGGTTGCTGGGAGTGATTATTCCGGGCACACCCTCCACGGGCCTGAACGCGGAAGTTGCCTGGTGGtgcgtgtgcgtatgtgtgcgcACGGGCATGGATGCACTTGCTGCACTCAAGGGGAGGGAACTCAGTGAAGGGCTTTCGAAGGCGGGGAGGATTCTGTGAAAATTACCAACAAAGCTCCAACCCATTCCGCCCTCCCTGCTCTTGCGGGGCAGTTGTAAATATTTATGACGGACGGGAGCGACCAAAGGTAATAGTAATGGAaccggtggggggggggggggggggggggtggtggAGGGATGGCTTCGGCGAGATGGGGAAGAGGAAAAGCTCCAAGGGAACGAACACGCGGAGAAAGTAAAACCCCGGGGGAAGCGGTGCGCTATCCAGCCCGTTTACGATTACTCAACAATTgggcaaacaaaaatttcactttttcacAATGCTCCCCAACGCTGGTTGTGGCGCGTGCGTGCCTAGAAACGGTACCGGTACGTGGAAAATGTGCATACTGGGTATATTTGCCCAGCGCTGGTGACACTTTCACACCGGACCAGGGACCGGGCTGCATCCTTCCTAACGGCCGGTGGACAAACGTGTCTAATTGCATTTCGAGCAAACACACGACCAAATGCTGAAAGCTAGCAAGGTTGCAAAGGGGAGCTTTTCTTGTTTATGAACcggatttgtttctttgttcggAGAAGTGGCAACATTTGAATACATTCTATCATTTCGTGCTCTGTTCCGACGAACAGGTTTCAGTGTGCCTTGCTTTCGCACTTAGATCTTTCCAATTATCTGCAAGTATGTATTGAAGGattagaaaacaaatggaGGTTCATCTCTAATCACAATATAtgcataaatgaaataaaataaaataaacagcaaAAACGTCTTTTACTTGCACAAAGTTTTGAAATCActaaagaatttaaaattaatccgtgaaagaaaatgaatgagTAAACGAAGTTTACTACTTTAAATAGATTAAACTACATCTTCTAACCATGataataattaataaataaaacgcacAAGGAAAAAGGTagataaattaatcaaaaaacAGAAAGCAATAGATCCCGCGAGATGCTGAACCAAACAAAGGGTTTGTCAAATTTGGTATTGTACTGTGTGCCGTCCCGTCCCAAGTGTGGGTGGAGAAATTTTTCTCACCTCGGCGCGGGCCATGGTGTGGGCAGATTATTCAGCCTGAGGTCTCTAGACGGCCTGCGGCGTCTAGCTTCCTCCATCATTCATTCCCCGCCGTCCACCCTTTGGGCTTTGGTGAAAGTGAAATTCTaatgaagttttgttttttattgtattttaaataaatttaataaacctCCACGCATCCGGCACTGGCTGTGGGGTTCGGTGGGCGGGAGGTCCATCATATCGGTgggagggagaggggaggAGACTGTTTGCCGGGCGGGCGCCGGTTTTTGGCGGTCCTCCCGGAATTTATGTCAACGAAATACAAATTTTTCAAACCTGATTCAACGAACTGCCACGCGGTATCGAACGGTCGTAAAAGGGACGCATCGAACGTGGAGAAGGAAGTGGCATGAagaggggcggggggggggggggaagagaGCAGAAATGAATCGTTCGTTGCCACCCGGCGTGGAAGTGGGACAAACACGTCATAGAAAGTGGCGGCCTCCGACGTCCTCCGCGAAATGCCAttcatgtgtgtgtggatgaCGCGGCGTTGCGCGCGGATATGGAGCGCGAACCCAGTAGCCCACTCCGGTACCGTCCGAGCCGGGTCAGGAGCCCGCTCCATGGGGAGGCTTCGGTTTTTCCGTTCCGACCCTGACGACTGTGGAGAATCGGTCGCTTACTTCCTCATGCCGGTTAGCTTCGCGAGATAAGCAGAAGGAgtgacacacgcacacactcacacaaaatTGGCACACTTCCCAGGGGAACGAGCTGGCAGTGTGAGACAACCGAAGGACCGGAACCGGGACGTCGGCGCACTTTCACTAAACGCTTGCGCGGCATATCGGAATCGTCGATGATAAATTCCTGCACTTCTCTGCAGCTCCGGAGCGGGTATGTTAAACTCaccgcggtgtgtgtgtgtgtgcgtgggtttattttttctttctcccgttTGCCAATTTGGTGACCGTGGCGATCACGATGACGGCAACCGCGACTATGGCGAATGCTGCGGTAGTTGTTTCGTGTGCACGCAGCTCGCCGCAGATTACCTAACTCGGTTGATCGATTTTGTAATCGGAAATGACGCCACTGCACCGGGATTCCGCACACCGCCGGGCACGGGTGATGCACGGGAACGGTTTGGCTTTCTACAGAACCGCAGAAAACATGGCCACCGCCTGGGTTTGAAGAGGATTTTGAGCCGGAgggtttattgtttattgtgcCTTGTCGCTCTTCCCCATTTCAAGCAAATCCACCCCGTGCGGGAATTTCGATTGTTTGCCCGGAGGAGAAAGTTTATGGTAAGCACCGTCCAGCTTTCGGCACCGTCGGGCAAATCCtcccgaataaaaaaaagtcatgGAGAGGCCATTGCCGTACGCATTGTTCGCACGAGACGAGGATGAGGAACGTCAGGCGCGCCCGAAAAGCAAACGAACTTCCCATAGGGTTCTTAGGACCTTGCGAGGCTCTCGGGTTACCATTTTTTCGCCTTTGGATGGTGGCATCCAAGAGGACgacgcgtgcgtgcgtgccaaGTTGGAGATGTCGAAGGCCTCGGGtgatcatttttcttcccccgccAGCGAAATAGGTCATCCCGCGTCGACGAAACACTTGTCCGGCCAACTATGGAGCGCATACAATTATCGGCATCTTGGCCGCTTTGGCTGAGGTGGGTTAGAAAATGGTAATGTGTCGCGTTTGGCACACGACGCCACACCCGCGAGGTTCCGCGAGGAGATGGATAGATCAACGGGAAGGATCTCTCGCGCTTTGGGGGGTTTGCAAACGAATTACCATAGGCTGCATGAAGCTCGACAAATATCACAGCAATAAGACGGCCCGGACTAACGGTTTCTCCAAAGTTTGGCTTATTGCTTTTTAATAACGAGACAGATGTAACTTTAGCCACATCCTGAAGGCACTAATGTACGTTCCAAAGGGAAGGCAAAGACCTGTCGTGagaaaaagtgctttccagAGGGATTTGCGTAGCTCAAATGGAatgtaccgtatgcgtgagaatgtttgcaccatcggtTAAATGTGGAATGATTATTTCAGAAGTCAATAACGTTCTGTGCTTTCCTGTGTATATCGACctcattttaattaaaaaattaccaATCTCAGATTAAGGAGGTGGTTATACACGGATAATAACTTTTCGGTTCTAGCTTTATGGATTAGCGGTCGATTTAAATTTGGACGTTTCGAGGAACTTGCCGCCAACAAAGAGAATTTCGTATAAATCTAGTTTCAAGTTAAATTGAATACACAAAAATGAATATAAATCATGAAACAGAGAAGCATTTTGGATCATCTCCAAACAGATCTACGATCATAGAGTAGAGGATAAAACAGGAATAACACTGTTTAAACTGGTGAACATAAGATAAACAGCTTTTACataaatattgaattatttttagaggggtcgttatacacggaAACATAAGAATAAGAAGTCAAAACCAAGAATTAAAGTAAGTATGTTTGTGCACGCATAAAAAACAGTAAGGCCCGCAGTCAAATGATAGATTTAATAAGATGACTGAACAGAGCTGGCTGCAGAAACGACTTACATTTATGGAAGAAGGACCTGTGGTCCATATTAACGGCGCAAAATGGGTAAGGGCCTCAAACATTTATTGACCCTCACttggaggaaaattgattaaagaGACATTTTAAGTACGTTTCGAAAGCGTGTGGTGGCAACAAATGACCTCTCGATAAATTTTTAGCATCGTTAAAGACTGTGAGAAACATCTCCCAtaggaataaaaaagaaacgtaaAAAATAATCGTAGAATTTGTTTGAATCTTTACATCACtgaatggtgcaaacattatcaagCATTCGGTAGAGTAGGTTATGTACACTGCCATAAGTGCATAAACGCACGTTGCAAATAAATGCAACcgtgataaaataaattcaaatatttactcAACAAAGAATAAATTGCAAACTCCTTTAGATTGTGTTATCAAAAAATCAGTGATTTACTTTATagagtgtttaaaaaaatgtcacGTGAAGTCATTAACGAAAGAAGCGTACCACACTACCAACAAGCCGGAATCGTGAAATAGGTGACGAGTTTCTCGTTTTGTGGGCCACCCCGAACACcccaaaaatgaaaatgttccgtTTCCAACCCCCTAACACACATTGATTGAACGTTCTCGGCGGATCATTTGTCACCATTTCTTCCCCTCCCCGTCTTCGCTTTTCCCCCACCTATCGACGGAGGCAGAACCGACCGGGATTCCGGTTGCCCGGTGGAAGAATCGAAATGGAAACCGCACTATGCTTTCCACCTTAAAGGAACCGTaaatgtgtgcgtgcgtgcgccgAACATGTGGCCCATGTGCATTCCccgaaaatatttgaataattgCCACCGAAAACGGCTGGCTGGCCGTTGGGGGAaacggggaggggggagtggggacattttttaaattccacaACCAAGgcgttttaattttcttcgtcGGCTTCGTCGGCAGCTTAATTTGTAATCAACGCCGGAACGCCGGTTTGGTGCGGCAGGTGTAGGCTTCACCGGAAGGTGGAGGAGCGATGGGGTCAATCAgtagggggaggggaaggggtACGGAAACGATCGCAACCACGGTGGATCTGCCGGTGATAATTTTTCCCATCACCGGCGAACGATggcgtatttttttgttttgaattttctcgTTGTGTCGCCCTTTCGCAGATCGGAATGAAGCAGTTCGGGGCGGACATTGGCGAACCGCGTGTGACCCGTCGATGCACCGGCGGCCGGGTCAACTGCAGGAGAAATTTGATTTATGTCCCGAACCACTGCCTGCGCACGGACGTGCAGTGAAATTTTAACTCGCCAATTGTTGCGCGCGGGTTCGTCGCCGGCGACGGCGCACGGCGTTGCAGTCTTTTGTGTGCCCGGCTGACGGCTGACGAACGGCGAACGGTGCGAAAGTGCAAGGGTAAAACTGCGCGAaaggaaggcaaaaaaaaaaagagaaaaaggagGAAGTTTTGGCCGCGGTCCGTGCGAGCGGGGgcattaaaaatcaaaaaaatgaaaaggaaagggTGACAGAAAAGTGCATCTTAAAAAGCGCATCCCTTGCATATAAGGGATTCCCAGGCCGCACGGTGCACAGCGGGCCCCGTTTGTGACCGATGGGATTGATGGACCGATCGACCCGTGGCATGGCGGGAGACTTTTCTTCCGCTTTCTTCTCCAGCTCTTCCGCTCAGTGTGGGTCACGGGCTTTCTTCGCACTCACACCGCAAACTCCGCCGATGAATGGCCCGATGGGTTGGGCCTGACAGGTCTTGAAGGTGCCGGTAAATTGCAGTCGTTAATCAGCCGACCGAGCGCTGCGGTTTGAGATTCAATTGCTCGGAATCGGGCTCCCAAGCGGCGGTACGGGAAGCCATGTTACATGTTGGTTCCGGCAGCCCGCAAGGCGGCTTCCCCTTGTCTTGTCAATTATACCTAAATATCAACGAGTGACTTACTCTCCGATTTATTGTGATAGATGGCACGTTGCCCGTGGATTTGATTCCGAAAAAAGGTTGTTAAACAAATTGTACACCAAAAAACGACCGCCACGAgacaggaaaaataaaattaagcaagaAAAACCCAACGACCAGCCCATTACGATCGACTATCATTAGACGCACAAAGTGTCACATAAATCAACCGGCGAATCATGCTACAATATTACCCCGCACGCATCGAGAGCTGGCCTGGAGCCCGGCTCGAAAACGCGATGTGCATTTTCCTGCCTGATTAATGCCTGTTTATTGCGGTCGGTGCCGCGCGCTTCCCCACTCCCTCCCCCCGGCTGGGATAGGCACGTATTTGTTTAGGAAAGTAAAGCAAACGAACCCGGGCCCGAAGAAATAGGTTTTAATTTATACGCTACCCGAACGGGCGAGTAATAATTTTCGCTTGATTTAGGAGAAATTTCAAAAAGAGTTTTCTCCACACACCACAATTTCGGCTAATGGATACGGGCTGGTTGATTGAATTACACCTGATCGAGGTAATGGGATCGAACCGAGCCCCTGTTTTACCTACCGCACAAAGATTACTTAATTTTTGATAgggtatttttttgtgttcctttttcgTACGACCCCAAAACACATAATATTGTTGCATTTGAAGCTCCTTATTTGGTGATGGTCGTGATAcatctttttgaaaaaaatcagtTAAACGTAAAAAAGGCCGAAGATGATTGTCTACGGTGAGACGAATCAAAACATTGGGTAAGGTTAGGATTGATTGTTAAATTTTAGCAAAAATAACAGTAATAACAGTACTAGCTTTATTGTTAGAACATGTGATACAGTAGTTGTGATAATAGGTAAGATACTAATGGGTTCGACTTACATCTTTCAACTTTACAGtcaagttaaattaaatttaaatttcttagTTTGGCAGACTTTACGTTGAGTTTCTAATCAGGAGTCGATAGCTTTGAGCGGGagtcattttttgtttaaaatccaCCTCAAtaggaaaaataagaaaaaaattcattagaaaggaaaattaacacttgaaatgaaaattataaaCATTCAATACATTTATATCCGTAAAATTAACTCAGGGATAAACGCTTATCGGCATCATTCGGAACCAGAAAATAATCTCCAATCCCTTTTAGCGGAGGAGAcattgaaagtaaaattgGAAACTGAAGCCTCTTGGCAGCCCCGAAGATGAAACTCATGTTACGAAGGCCGACTTCCATTTTCACAGCTTGTACCGCGGtgtttaaatataaataagaaaacgaaaatagaCAAGCACACTTTCGATTAACGTAAACAGATGCTCCCTAAACGATCGCCTCGTAGTCGCCTCTCGCGGTGGTTAGTGGTTGATTGTATTTCTCTGCCTTCGTCTATCGATCGATCGCCGGCTATTTACCTCTTCATTACCGGCGGAGGTAGGATAATCATATTGGATAGTTGTACCTTACTTTCTTCCTTCCCAGGGCCTGCGTTGGGCGTCACATACGTGAATTGTGCAAATCCGGCTAAGCTAGCGCGGTTTCGCGCGAAGAAAGCGCACCGGCAATATTATGACGAGCGATTTAAGGTTAACAAACGAAAGTGAGTGCCACGGTTTCGGGACCGATCTATACACTGGGTGGGGCTTTGGGAGGTGGCAGGGTGACAGCGTGCGACAGTGCCTGAAGATGGCTCCGGCAATGACTGGCAATGAGCACAATTCATACCCTTAAGTGATCTTCTTCTGGCTCATTATTTGCCTCAATGGCCCCCTCGAGAAGGAGGGGACCTGTAAACGTTTCTCCAGTGGAAAGGAGGTGactgtgtacgtgtgtgtgtgccacccCGTTACTGTCATTCCTCCCGCCAACCCGTTGTGCGACTGGACAACGGTTCGTGCCCGATTGGAGCGCGCAAGCGTCGGATTCATGTTGCGCCCGTGCGCCCCTCCGTTAATTGAATCAATTTATGCTCTGTTTGGTTGGATGGAAGATGCGCCAAGTGTAATGTTTCATTAGGCGCGCAAGGCAAGGAGGAAGGCaaagggggaaggaaaaacaacggccTAGCTTCCCCGTACATCTCGCAATGGGGATCTTGGACAACGCGAGCGAGGCAAATTTGTAAGGcggaaagaaagaaggaaaaagatcgaggaaagaaacgaaaccaaaaagaGGAGTATAACAACACCGAACCTCGGGCCACTCCTAGAAATG from Anopheles coustani chromosome 3, idAnoCousDA_361_x.2, whole genome shotgun sequence harbors:
- the LOC131262403 gene encoding uncharacterized protein LOC131262403; the encoded protein is MRRSLLLVLLFAVVLVHGARNDGAKNGTSVGSATYLDVLRRITNLRGDDIRKNLRSLRELAIRHGLIRMSDMNEASAASNEEQSSEGEQSSQELPIEPGQQLTAIAEGDCGGRKKGGGGSNNNNIVVAGGGGGGHDDGSYSISIEEGGNKKGKKRKKGKKGKKHRKQKRKGWKKHMKKAVPIGVGLLALKALLLHFILKKLVMATAFSLLLSKKSLLVSSLIALKLLLQQPHSSDKSESSKLEVVHIPIRKDAGFHKKHQQQQKQQQQQVPSNKLKLPPAPASTTKSSLFDSYAGPHSIQHAHQQMADFGGKYIPLGYESNHFHGFDATPGAPSFGDGLHQVQNVEQFFDDADELQFDRQDNGWDGWSGWNRGEEGGKRYEAMAAAAPTLTDAGGPYGGWGDVASAPNDYQQPTGYDSLNRSRYGEILEGYVEASRRRQQLMDRRKRKF